The following coding sequences lie in one Aspergillus luchuensis IFO 4308 DNA, chromosome 8, nearly complete sequence genomic window:
- the akr1 gene encoding putative aldehyde reductase (AKR1) (COG:C;~EggNog:ENOG410PFVQ;~InterPro:IPR020471,IPR036812,IPR023210;~PFAM:PF00248;~go_function: GO:0016491 - oxidoreductase activity [Evidence IEA];~go_process: GO:0055114 - oxidation-reduction process [Evidence IEA]), with the protein MSLGKKVTLNSGTQIPQLGFGTWQSAPGQVGDAVYEALKAGYRHLDLATIYQNQREVAQGIKRAYKDVPGLKREDIFITSKLWNSQHDPAVVEKALDECLAELELDYLDLYLVHWPVSFTTGSELFPLVKDSSVEGGDVVINDNISIVDTWKAMTQLPKSKARAVGVSNHMIPHLEAIINATGVTPAVNQIERHPVLQSNELIEYCQKKGIHVTAYSAFGNNGFGVPLLVTRPEVKEVAESASKRLGTTVTPAQVVLAWSQVGGHSVIPKSVTPSRIQENFKEVELTPEEIAKVSELGKDRRRYNTPYIANKPRWDINIFDEEEEKPAGHKVIV; encoded by the exons ATGTCTCTCGGAAAGAAGGTTACTCTCAACTCCGGTACTCAGATCCC CCAGCTGGGATTTGGTACCTGGCAGTCTGCCCCCGGTCAGGTCGGTGATGCTGTCTACGAGGCCTTGAAGGCCGGTTACCGCCACTTG GATCTGGCTACTAT CTACCAGAACCAGCGCGAGGTCGCCCAGGGCATCAAGAGAGCCTACAAGGACGTCCCTGGCCTCAAACGTGAGGACATCTTCATC ACCTCCAAGCTGTGGAACTCCCAGCACGACCCCGCCGTTGTTGAGAAGGCTTTGGACGAGTGCCTTGCCGAGCTCGAGCTCGACTACCTCGAT ctctacCTCGTCCACTGGCCCGTTTCCTTCACCACCGGTTCCGAGCTCTTCCCCCTCGTCAAGGACAGCTCCGTTGAGGGCGGTGATGTCGTGATCAACGACAACATCTCCATCGTCGACACCTGGAAGGCCATGACCCAGCTCCCCAAGAGCAAGGCCCGCGCCGTCGGTGTCTCCAACCACATGATCCCCCAC CTTGAGGCCATCATCAACGCCACCGGTGTCACCCCCGCCGTCAACCAGATCGAGCGTCACCCCGTTCTCCAGAGCAACGAGCTCATTGAATACTGCCAGAAGAAGGGCATCCACGTGACTGCCTACTCT GCCTTCGGTAACAACGGCTTCGGCGTCCCCCTCCTCGTCACCCGCCCCGAAGTCAAGGAAGTCGCCGAGTCTGCCTCCAAGCGCCTCGGCACCACCGTCACCCCCGCTCAGGTCGTCCTCGCCTGGTCCCAGGTCGGTGGCCACAGTGTCATCCCCAAGTCGGTTACGCCGTCCCGCATCCAGGAGAACTTCAAGGAGGTGGAGCTCACTCCCGAGGAAATCGCCAAGGTGTCCGAGCTGGGCAAGGACCGCAGACGCTACAACACTCCTTACATTGCTAACAAGCCTCGCTGGGATATTAACATcttcgatgaggaggaggagaagcctgCTGGTCATAAGGTGATTGTTTAA